Within Sphaerodactylus townsendi isolate TG3544 linkage group LG05, MPM_Stown_v2.3, whole genome shotgun sequence, the genomic segment CTGGCAAGCCGAGATCTGGGGCACTCGCTAGAGTGCATTTTATACCCTGAAAAGCCTCTATTGCTGATTGTTCCCATTCTAAGGTAGTCAATTCGGGACCAGACAGCATTTCATAGAGGGGTTTTGCCAATGCAGCATAGTTTGGAATCCAATTCCTTGTGTATCCCacaattcccaggaatttccGCAAGGCCTTACGGTTTACCGGAAGCTGTATTTTGGCCGCAGCCTCTTTTCTGTCACTTGTCAGGGCCCTCTCCCCCCTTTTCAATTTGTAGCCAAGATACacggatcctgtgatccatgggcagagaaagctgggtgggggtgggggtgggggtggatggatcaaaggagactggagcgccactctctctctctgagaggtagcctctagagcagtgatggcgaaccttctcgagaccgagtgcccaaattgtaacccaaaacccacttatttatcgcaatgtggctcttaatatcagctgctacaagctgctgctttctccaacagatacagatatctaaaataaaatTTCTAAACTTGAACATTAGAGGAAataacctccaatacagtacaagcacatatacatataagcaagagtatcctaaattaacagtatcTGGcaaacctagctaaagtataatcctagaCGTTGGGCAAATAATAATTccagcttgggtgctgtgtggtttccaatgTATGGCACGTGTTCACAACTAACAAtctctcctggcgtttagcctgcatctgtgccgGTATCCACAGGGATGATGAAGCAATATTAGGCAGCCCGATAGAAATTCTTCCGGGATGGAAGGCTTCGACGGGCTGGTGGCGGCCTCGTGATGGTTTAAAGCCACGCCACAGATGGTGGCTTTTAAAACCGTCAGTGatcgagaatgctgctagaacacggccatgcagcccggaaaccacacagcacccaagtgattccggccgtgaaagccttcgacaataattccAGCGCTAAGGGGCTtatattaaaccttaaaagggataaaagcaagaaggaaaccatgtaaaacattgacacaatcacatatatacatcctttccaggccctatggagacttttggacaacactggtctctttgctctgctcCTTAGCCCGTGTAGTTCAGCAatgggctcaggaaaatatttttcctatttttcctgtcggtaacaccccagtgattccggcatcGTCAGAACTGGTTTTACCAGCGTGGTGCTTGGATGCCTACTCAATAACCGCTGCTGATCGATACTTCGGCGTCTGCTCATTGGCTGAAGGGTCCTGCCGTCATCGCCAGGAGCTGACCAGCCAGGACAGGCGGGCACAGAAGCCAGCCCGCCTCCCACTCCCAGCCCCGCCCTCGCGAAGCCAGGCCGACACCGCTTCCGCCTACTTCCCGTCACCGGAAGCCCGCGGGCTTCCGTAGGCGCCTGCGCGCCGCTCTACCCTGTCCCCCACGGCTCCTCGCGGTCCCCTCCCTTTCCTGTCCGGCTCTCCTCCGCCCCGCCCCTCGCGAAGGTTCCGGGCGCCGCCAGCAGCGACGTGCGCGGTGACGCAAGGCGCCAGTGGGCTCGGTGCGCGCGGCCGCGGCGGGCGGGAGTCGGAGCGGATCCGAAGAGGGGTCCCAACATGGCGGCCGGGGGAGGCGGAGGAGGGGGTCGGGGCGGCGGCGCGGCTGCCAGGCTGGGGAGCCGCTCTGGGGCGGCGGCGGGAGGcggaggggcggcggcggcggcggcgaccaCCCCGGAGAAGCTCCCGGTGCACGTGAGTCCCGAGGGGGGGCGGCCCTGGGACGGATCACCCCTTTGCAGACACCAAAGGGACCCCGGGTTTCCTGACGAAAGATGCGGCCCGTTTTCCCTGCCTGGGCGGGCTCCTTGCATCCCCAAGGTGAacgtggaccccccccccccccattgcggCTGCAACGGACTCGGCCACGAAGCCCTCCGCagctcctcgcccttccccccctttgCAGGCTTCTCCTAATcattattgccccccccccttctgctttcAAAGTGTGTTCGGATTTCCTCCAAGTTccctttaaaaggggggggggtgttgaagagCTCTGCAGGGCAGTTTTGAACGCGAGTAGTTGGCATAACTTTGCATTCAACACGCGGTTCCCGTTTTTAACCCGGGCCGTCTATCCAGGGGCTAAGTTCGGCTTGCCTGGCTCTTTGCCCCCATTTGAGGGAGAGTCAaagccgcccccccaccccagcctcaggcCCAGAACCAGTCGGCCTGCTTTGGAACTCCCCGTGGCCTGACACCCGCGGGGGCTTCGTGCAAGGGTGGCGGTGGCTCCCATGAAGGGCTGCAGTTGgtgcccggggtgtgtgtgcatgcgccCAAAACTGGGGAACGGGAGAGCAGAGGTTTCCTTGCCCTGTGGCAGCCAAGGGAGGGTTTGTCGCTTGCGCAGTTGGGGGTGTCTTGGCCTCATTTCTTTAGGCCCCGTTGACTGCATGTCAagcctgtcataagaacataagagcaagccagctggatcactgTGACTTCAGAGTCCACTTCTCCTAGTCCCAGCCTCCTCCTGCTActtcttgcagtggcccaccaggtgcctgccTTGGGGGGAGCCTCACCTGCGATGGAAACGGAAGGCCCTAAGAACATAAGCAGAGcgatgctggatcagaccagagtctgacTGGTTCCAGTTTTCATttcagagtggcccaccaggtgccttggggagctcacctgcaggaggtgaaagcaatggccttctgcggctgttgctcccgagcacctggtctgttaaggcatttgcaatctgatatcaaagaggatcaagattggtagccagagatcgacttctcctccataaatttgtccaagcccctttcaaagctatccaggttagtggccatcagcacctcctgtCACCTGCTTGTATCTGCTGATCCAGTGGATTCCGAATGTTTTTGGTATGCGAGCGGAGCaaacctgtgcagagttacttcagtcttaAGTCTGCTTTTGTTGGATTAGGCAGGGGTAAGTTTGCATAGGTCAGCTCAGTTGATTTGCTCCTCTGGGTGTAGTGTGAATGCGCCTGAGTGGGATGTGAATATGGGGTGACAAGTGTATACTTGTGGGGTATAAATtgccatgtccccaggtggggaaccaatcagtaaatgtttgggtggaacttgctatgcaaactTGCTATGTTCCACCCAAActggttggttccccacctgggaacatgataatttataccccactaaaacattcccttctcactggacaaaatgtgtaacagacttctctctgtgatacacctctgaagatgccagccacagaagcaggtgaaacgttaggaacaagatccaccagaccacagccacatagcccggaaaacccaccacagctagttgaatctggctgtgaaagccttcgacagttccTATAGCGTCCACTTCCCATTTACCCTCCAGATTCTATCAGGATTTAGGGGGATATCTAAGGCATAATGAAGCTGGCCCCGGGCATCCTTCAAAATGGCACCTGTGTTCTGGGAAACTGGGTGGTGGCTAGTGGGGAGGGGGTACTCTTTGGCCGCATCTTATCTGAGGGTCAAGTCCCCAGATGGGTGCAAATGGAGATTTTAATCACCAGTGGTAGCTCGGAACAATCTTTCAATTCATAAGTACTGGGGACCAAACTTATGATTTCCTGCAGGTAGAGGATGCCCTCTCCTACCTGGATCAGGTGAAGATCCGCTTTGGCAGTGACCCGGCCACCTACAATGGATTCCTGGAAATCATGAAAGAGTTCAAGAGTCAAAGGTAATGTGAGTAAAGGGGAGCCCATCTTCTTGACTGTGCAGACAGTCTGCAATGCTTATTGAtagatttcatagaatcatagagttggaagagaccacaagggccatccagcccaactccctgccatgcaggaagacacaatcaaagcactcctgacctgTGGTCATTCAGCctgtctaaaaacctccaaagtaagAGACTCCACTGCCCTCTGAggaagtggattccactgtctaactaaacatactcagttccctaagtctttcctcatagcgCATGCATTCCAGACCttgtatcattttggttgccctcctctggacatgctccagcttgtcaatattcttcttgcatcgcggtgcccagaactatacacaatattccagtgCGTGGAGGGTCTGACTTCACGACACTTGGTTCATTTGGGATCAGGAgggcttccagatgttcaggaactatccCCTATCAgtcttctaccagcatggccaattggccatgctgaaagaggctgatgggaattgtagttcctgaacatctggagagccgcaggttccctacccctgatctagacactacactcttatggatgcatcccagaattgcattggctgtcTTGGCTGCCACATCGTACTTCTGatttatgttcagtttgtggtctactaaaactctcaaatcccttttacatgtactgctgtcaagccagAGGTCAACCacgcagccgtggcgtaggaggttaagagctcgtgtatctaatctggaggaaccgggtttgattcccagctctgccacctgagctgtggaggcttatctggggaattcagattagcctgtacactcccccacacgccagctgggtgaccttgggctagtcacagcttctcggagctctctcagccccacccacctcacagggtgtttgttgtgagaggggaagggcaaggagattgtcagcccctttgagtctccttcaggagagaaaggggggatataaatccaaactcctcttctcttcttcatctgtgcagttcattttttctgcctaagtgtagtatcttacatatatctctattgaaatttattttgttagttttggcccaactctctaatctgtccaggtaattttgaattctgactctgtcctctggggtattagctacccctcctattttggtgtcatctgcaaatttgattagcatgccccctATTCCATCAgttaagtcattgataaaaatattgaatagcactgggcccaggacagaatcctgcggcaccccactagtcacttctccccggatgaagatgagccattgatgtcATCCAGTTATAAATCCATCAAACGGTAGCATTGGccagcccacattttactagcctgcttgcaagaatgtcaagGGGGACCTTGACTTACTGAAGGCATTCCCTTCATCTTTCAAGCTTGTCACTCTGTCGAAAAAAGAGACAAGGTCAGTCTGGCATGacctgtttttgagaaacccaagtTGACTTTTAGTGGTcacggcattcccttctaagtgctcaCGCACTGCGTAATGATCcactctagaatctttcctggtgtcgatgtcagactgactgggcagtagttgtttggatcctcttttttgcctttttgaagatggggacaacattggCACTATTTCTGGAGAGGGAGAGAATTTGGGAGGAAGAATGCAAGCCTTTGTTCATGTTGGCTGGGCTgggtgtttaagaacataagaacaagccagctggatcagaccagagtccatctagtccagctctctgctactcgcaatggcccaccaggtgcctttgggagctcacgtgcaggatgtgaaagcaatggccttctgcggctactcccgatcacctggtctgttaagacatttgccatctcagatcaaggagaatcaagattggtagccataaatcgacttctccatcaatctgtccaagccccttttaaagctatccaggtgagtggccatcaccacctcctgtggcagcatattccaaacaccaatcacacgttgtatgaagaagtgtttccttttattagtcctaattcttccccccagcattttcaatggatgccccctggttctagtattgtgagagagagagaaaaaattctctctgtagacattttctaccccattcataattttatagacttcaatcatatccccctcagccgtctcctctccaaactaaagagtcccaaatgctgcagcctctcctcagggaaggtgctccagtccctcaatcatccttgttgcccttctctgcactttttctatctcctcaatatgtTTAGTCCCCAGGGCTCTTCTGGGCCCCCTCGTTGACTTCTCCTGCCACTAAAGGTCCAGCTTGCCCTTAGTCGCTTTCTTTTGCTTCCAGCATTGATACCCCTGGCGTAATACGGCGTGTCTCCCAGCTGTTCCATGAACATCATGACCTCATTGTGGGCTTCAATGCTTTCCTGCCTTTGGGTTACAGAATAGAGATTCCAAAGAATGGGAAACTCAGCCTTCAGTCCCCTCTGGCTGGCCAGGTACAAAGAAATAGTGGCTTTTCCTTCGCTTAGCCCCCACTGGTTGGTCTGCCCTGCCTTCAGAGGTGGAGTTGGGAAGCACTGTGATTTGTTCCAGGGTAGAGGGGGGCGGGGAATGTCTTATTTGGACTGAGCCCAGGGGTCTGTAGGCTGCTGCTTGGACAGGACTCCCCTAAGGTCAGCAGCGAGGAGCAGCTTGATTGCATGTGGCCATCGAAAAATCACGCAGTCTTGGGCAGGAAGGCAGACCACCGAGAGAGGCCTTAGATGAGCGAGGCGTGGGCTGCATTCCAGCCCCACTGTGTGCCTGACTGACTCCTCCCCTTTTGTGACCCTGCCAGGTCTCTCTGGAGCCAGTTCAGAGTCCCTTCTTGCTCCATTATTGCCAGGATAAGGTCCACCACCACAGCAGCTGTCCTGAAGAGTTCCGGCAGCAGCTGCCCTGCAAGGACGACAAACTTCAGGTGCCGCTGGAATCGGATTCGGTGGAATTCAACAATGCTATTAGTTACGTAAACAAGATTAAGACCCGCTTCCTTGACCATCCCGAAATCTACCGGTCCTTCCTGGAGATC encodes:
- the SIN3B gene encoding paired amphipathic helix protein Sin3b isoform X1, translating into MAAGGGGGGGRGGGAAARLGSRSGAAAGGGGAAAAAATTPEKLPVHVEDALSYLDQVKIRFGSDPATYNGFLEIMKEFKSQSIDTPGVIRRVSQLFHEHHDLIVGFNAFLPLGYRIEIPKNGKLSLQSPLAGQVSLEPVQSPFLLHYCQDKVHHHSSCPEEFRQQLPCKDDKLQVPLESDSVEFNNAISYVNKIKTRFLDHPEIYRSFLEILHTYQKEQLSSKGRHFRGMSEEEVFTEVANLFRGQEDLLSEFGQFLPEAKRSLFMGNGPCDAHSIPRMEHEKPLEHSKKRARPLLLRPVPGPAKKKMKLRGTKDLSVATVGKYGTLQEFSFFDKVRRVLKSQEVYENFLRCIALFNQELVSGSELLQLVTPFLG
- the SIN3B gene encoding paired amphipathic helix protein Sin3b isoform X2; this translates as MAAGGGGGGGRGGGAAARLGSRSGAAAGGGGAAAAAATTPEKLPVHVEDALSYLDQVKIRFGSDPATYNGFLEIMKEFKSQSIDTPGVIRRVSQLFHEHHDLIVGFNAFLPLGYRIEIPKNGKLSLQSPLAGQDKVHHHSSCPEEFRQQLPCKDDKLQVPLESDSVEFNNAISYVNKIKTRFLDHPEIYRSFLEILHTYQKEQLSSKGRHFRGMSEEEVFTEVANLFRGQEDLLSEFGQFLPEAKRSLFMGNGPCDAHSIPRMEHEKPLEHSKKRARPLLLRPVPGPAKKKMKLRGTKDLSVATVGKYGTLQEFSFFDKVRRVLKSQEVYENFLRCIALFNQELVSGSELLQLVTPFLG